The Benincasa hispida cultivar B227 chromosome 9, ASM972705v1, whole genome shotgun sequence genome has a segment encoding these proteins:
- the LOC120085798 gene encoding phospholipid:diacylglycerol acyltransferase 1, translated as MSLIRRRKAVEKDSKIQKDEDEDKKEKVSGRVKETKAKKRWSCVDSCCWFVGCVCTTWWLLLFLYNAMPASLPQYVTEAITGPLPDPPGVKLKKEGLKVKHPVVFVPGIVTGGLELWEGHECAEGLFRKRLWGGTFGEVYKRPSCWVEHMSLDNETGLDPPGIRVRPVSGLVAADYFAPGYFVWAVLIANLARIGYEEKTMYMAAYDWRISYQNTEVRDQTLSRIKSNIELMVATNGGKKAVIIPHSMGVLYFMHFMKWVEAPSPMGGGGGPDWCAKHIKAIINIGGPFLGVPKAVAGLFSAEAKDIAFARAIAPVFLDNDLFRIQTLQHVMKMTRTWDSTMSMIPKGGDVIWGGLDWSPEDGHVPSKRKQKNNDTRNGDGDTSSKKVHYGRIISFGKDMAEADSSEIERIEFLDAIKGHNVANTTCQDVWTEYHDMGIEGIRAISDYKVYTAGSVIDLLHYVAPHTMERGSAHFSYGIADNLDDPKYNHYKYWSNPLETRLPNAPDMEIFSLYGVGIPTERAYVYKLSPAAECYIPFQIDTAANEGEENGCLKDGVYTVDGDETVPVLSAGYMCAKGWRGKTRFNPSGIRTYVREYNHSPPSNLLEGRGTQSGAHVDIMGNFALIEDIIRIAAGAQGEDLGGDQVYSDIFKWSEKIKLPL; from the exons ATGTCTTTAATTCGTCGGAGAAAGGCGGTGGAAAAAGATTCCAAAATTCAGAAGGATGAAGACGAGGATAAGAAGGAGAAGGTTAGCGGAAGAGTAAAGGAAACTAAGGCAAAGAAAAGGTGGTCGTGTGTGGATAGTTGTTGTTGGTTTGTTGGGTGCGTTTGTACGACATGGTGGCTCTTGTTGTTTCTGTACAATGCGATGCCCGCATCATTGCCTCAGTATGTGACAGAGGCAATCACAGGTCCATTGCCGGATCCACCGGGTGTCAAATTGAAGAAAGAGGGGTTGAAGGTGAAGCATCCTGTGGTATTTGTCCCGGGGATTGTCACTGGTGGGCTTGAACTTTGGGAAGGCCATGAATGTGCAGAAGGTCTATTCAGGAAGCGTCTGTGGGGCGGCACATTCGGCGAAGTGTATAAAAG ACCTTCATGCTGGGTGGAACATATGTCATTGGATAATGAAACTGGATTAGATCCTCCAGGAATTAGGGTTAGGCCTGTCAGTGGGCTTGTTGCTGCTGACTATTTCGCTCCGGGTTATTTTGTGTGGGCAGTCCTGATTGCTAACTTGGCTCGTATTGGTTATGAGGAAAAAACTATGTATATGGCTGCATATGACTGGAGAATTTCATATCAGAACACAGAG GTTAGAGATCAAACCCTCAGCCGAATAAAAAGTAACATAGAATTGATGGTTGCTACGAATGGTGGGAAAAAGGCAGTGATTATTCCGCATTCAATGGGTGTTTTATACTTCATGCACTTTATGAAGTGGGTTGAAGCTCCATCGCCAATGGGTGGTGGGGGAGGACCAGACTGGTGTGCTAAACATATAAAAGCAATTATAAATATTGGTGGACCTTTTCTAGGTGTTCCCAAAGCTGTTGCTGGGCTTTTCTCTGCTGAAGCTAAGGATATTGCATTTGCCAG GGCTATTGCACCGGTTTTCTTGGACAATGATCTATTTCGCATTCAAACATTGCAGCATGTTATGAAGATGACTCGTACATGGGATTCAACCATGTCAATGATACCAAAAGGAGGGGATGTCATATGGGGTGGCCTTGATTGGTCACCTGAAGATGGCCATGTTCCCAGcaaaagaaagcaaaaaaacAATGATACACGTAATGGTGATGGAGATACTTCTTCAAAGAAAGTTCACTATGGGCGAATTATATCGTTTGGTAAAGACATGGCAGAGGCAGATTCATCTGAGATTGAGAGGATTGAGTTTTTG GATGCTATCAAGGGTCACAACGTTGCAAATACTACTTGCCAGGACGTTTGGACTGAATACCATGACATGGGAATTGAGGGTATCAGAGCAATCTCAGATTACAAAGTTTATACAGCTGGATCTGTCATAGATTTACTTCATTATGTTGCCCCACATACAATGGAACGTGGGAGTGCCCATTTCTCTTATGGGATTGCTGACAACCTTGATGATCCGAAATACAACCACTACAAGTATTGGTCCAACCCGTTGGAGACGAG ATTGCCAAATGCTCCGGACATGGAGATCTTTTCTTTATATGGAGTTGGAATCCCGACCGAAAGAGCTTATGTTTATAAGCTATCTCCTGCTGCTGAATGCTACATTCCATTTCAGATTGATACTGCAGCAAATGAGGGGGAAGAAAATGGCTGTCTGAAGGATGGAGTTTACACCGTCGACGGAGATGAAACCGTACCTGTTCTAAGTGCTGGTTACATGTGTGCCAAAGGCTGGAGAGGGAAAACTAGATTTAATCCTTCAGGAATCCGAACGTATGTTAGAGAGTACAATCATTCTCCCCCATCAAACTTGCTAGAAGGACGAGGAACGCAGAGCGGCGCTCACGTCGATATAATGGGGAACTTCGCATTGATCGAAGATATAATTCGAATAGCAGCAGGGGCTCAAGGGGAAGATTTGGGAGGTGATCAAGTCTACTCTGATATATTTAAATGGTCAGAGAAGATCAAATTGCCTCTGTGA
- the LOC120085821 gene encoding PHD finger protein ALFIN-LIKE 3-like, translated as MAMDGGGAVHNRSVEDVFSDFRGRRNGVIKALTVDVEEFYQQCDPEKENLCLYGFPNEVWEVNLPAEEVPPELPEPALGINFARDGMQERDWLALVAVHSDSWLLSVAYYFGARFGFDKTDRRRLFNMINDLPTVFEVVTGIAKKQVKEKSSSAKSKSSFKTREAEMQGMYARQPQAREEVETLYEEDEDEHGDTLCGACGENYASDEFWICCDICEKWFHGKCVRITPAKAEHIKQYKCPSCSNKRSRI; from the exons ATGGCCATGGATGGAGGTGGCGCAGTGCACAATCGCTCAGTGGAAGATGTTTTCAGTGATTTTAGGGGACGAAGAAACGGCGTCATCAAAGCCCTCACCGTAG ATGTTGAAGAGTTCTATCAACAATGTGATCCTG agaaggaaaatctATGCTTGTATGGGTTTCCAAATGAAGTATGGGAAGTTAATTTACCTGCTGAAGAAGTACCTCCAGAACTTCCAGAGCCAGCGTTGGGTATTAATTTTGCAAGAGATGGCATGCAAGAAAGGGATTGGTTGGCTTTGGTTGCTGTCCATAGTGATTCTTGGTTGCTCTCTGTTGCCTACTATTTTGGTGCGAGATTTGGATTTGATAAAACAGATAg GAGGCGGCTTTTCAATATGATAAATGATTTGCCAACTGTATTCGAAGTAGTCACAGGTATTGCAAAGAAACAAGTTAAGGAGAAGTCATCAAGTGCTAAATCCAAGTCGAGCTTTAAAACG AGGGAAGCTGAAATGCAAGGAATGTACGCAAGGCAGCCGCAGGCAAGGGAAGAGGTAGAGACGTTGTATGAAGAAGACGAAGATGAGCACGGTGACACTTTGTGTGGGGCATGTGGTGAGAATTATGCTTCAGATGAATTTTGGATTTGCTGTGATATCTGTGAGAAATGGTTCCATGGAAAGTGTGTTAGAATAACTCCAGCAAAAGCCGAGCACATTAAGCAATACAAATGCCCATCCTGCAGCAACAAGAGAAGCCGCATTTGA
- the LOC120085820 gene encoding solute carrier family 25 member 44-like, whose translation MNLGAAEEESPQEIHIPAEIDWQMLDKSKFFFLGAALFSGVSASLYPMVVLKTRQQVAHSQLSCIRTAFSLVRHEGFRALYRGFGTSLMGTIPARALYMGALEITKSYVGTATIKVGFPETTAATIANAAAGLSAAMAAQLVWTPVDVVSQRLMVQPSYNNPNSSSTHYINGIDAFRKILNADGLRGLYRGFGISILTYAPSNAVWWASYYVAQRLVWGGIGCCYYAKKVQVDEGNENGGYGNNVYKPDSKTVIAVQGASAAMAGSISALITMPLDTIKTRLQVLDGDENGRRGPTIGQTLRNLVREGGWTACYRGLAPRCASMSMSATTMITTYEFLKRLSTKNQESLSS comes from the coding sequence ATGAATCTAGGTGCGGCGGAGGAAGAATCGCCGCAGGAAATTCATATTCCGGCCGAAATTGATTGGCAAATGCTCGATAAATCTAAATTCTTCTTTCTCGGTGCAGCGTTGTTTTCAGGTGTTTCAGCTTCTCTTTACCCTATGGTAGTGTTGAAAACTCGGCAACAGGTTGCTCATTCGCAGCTTTCTTGCATCAGAACCGCATTTTCTCTTGTCCGCCATGAAGGTTTTCGAGCTCTCTACAGAGGGTTTGGTACTTCTTTAATGGGAACTATCCCTGCTAGAGCTCTCTACATGGGAGCTCTTGAGATTACAAAGAGCTATGTCGGAACAGCCACCATTAAAGTGGGATTTCCAGAAACTACCGCAGCTACCATTGCTAACGCAGCTGCTGGATTGAGTGCTGCAATGGCAGCTCAGCTTGTATGGACTCCTGTTGATGTTGTAAGTCAAAGACTCATGGTTCAACCTAGCTATAACAATCCCAATTCTTCCTCAACTCATTACATCAATGGAATCGATGCATTTCGTAAGATCCTCAATGCCGATGGCCTCCGAGGCCTCTACCGAGGATTCGGGATATCAATTTTGACCTACGCACCGTCGAATGCTGTGTGGTGGGCTTCTTATTATGTAGCTCAGCGGCTGGTTTGGGGTGGAATTGGATGCTGCTATTATGCAAAGAAGGTTCAGGTTGATGAAGGTAATGAAAATGGAGGTTATGGTAATAATGTCTACAAACCCGATTCCAAGACTGTGATTGCAGTACAGGGGGCCAGCGCAGCAATGGCGGGGAGTATATCGGCTTTGATAACAATGCCGCTCGATACAATCAAGACAAGATTGCAGGTTTTGGATGGGGATGAAAATGGGAGAAGAGGGCCAACTATAGGACAGACATTGAGGAATTTGGTGAGGGAAGGTGGATGGACGGCATGTTACCGAGGCTTGGCGCCGAGATGTGCGTCGATGTCGATGTCTGCAACGACGATGATCACTACATATGAGTTTTTGAAACGGCTATCAACAAAGAATCAAGAGAGTTTAAGTAGCTAA